The following coding sequences are from one Hydra vulgaris chromosome 04, alternate assembly HydraT2T_AEP window:
- the LOC136079770 gene encoding uncharacterized protein LOC136079770 isoform X2, translated as MDTLFDILRCKHSIKCKEDPTCFDPKCSHCAFLPICNCPLSLKIPEIELKFIRAQRLKVGMKSVYQIHSRDKKEHTRLAKQCKGKEKPLMFKKLEEKKVELSNNKFFNEEIEADVIEKANESSSQLMDTKIDDGSKQSVINTNHFPLLAQTVLRYGTSNREAAAISSAVLIDIGIVNEKDNKLIIDHHKIHREKKVMKKLQTEDLQLYQSEEIKALFCDGRNNLALFNNRDKTPSKYYSKTIKMDFYTVTREPGGKYVFHFSPLNPGVGKKSELMIAKPIADWCKKFDINLQYIGADSTAINTGRLDGVIKTIEDLLNKS; from the coding sequence ATGGACACGCTATTTGATATTCTTCGTTGCAAACATAGTATTAAATGCAAAGAAGATCCAACTTGTTTTGACCCAAAATGTTCTCATTGTGCTTTTCTTCCAATTTGTAATTGTCCATTAAGTTTGAAAATTCCTGAAATAGAGCTGAAGTTTATCAGAGCTCAGAGATTGAAAGTTGGAATGAAAAGTGTGTACCAAATACATAGTAGAGATAAAAAAGAACATACTCGGCTGGCTAAGCAATGCAAAGGGAAAGAAAAacctttaatgtttaaaaaattagaggAGAAGAAAGTAGAGttaagtaataataagttttttaatgaagaaataGAGGCAGATGTGATTGAGAAAGCAAATGAATCTTCTAGCCAGTTAATGGACACCAAAATTGACGATGGATCAAAGCAATCTGTCATCAATACAAATCACTTTCCTCTTCTTGCTCAAACAGTTTTAAGATATGGAACAAGTAACAGAGAAGCTGCTGCTATTTCTTCTGCAGTTCTTATAGATATTGGGATTGttaatgaaaaagataataaactGATTATTGACCATCACAAAATTCATcgggaaaaaaaagtaatgaaaaagcTCCAGACAGAAGATTTACAGTTGTATCAGTCAGAAGAAATTAAAGCATTATTTTGTGACGGTAGAAACAATTTAGCTCTTTTTAATAATCGAGATAAAACACcatcaaaatattattctaaaacaataaaaatggacTTCTACACTGTAACTCGTGAACCAGGTGGAAAATATGTATTCCATTTCTCTCCTCTTAACCCTGGAGTAGGCAAAAAATCTGAGTTAATGATAGCCAAACCTATAGCAGATTGgtgtaaaaaatttgatataaacttACAGTATATTGGAGCAGACTCTACAGCTATTAACACTGGAAGATTAGATGGGGTTATAAAAACAATTGAggatcttttaaataaaagttaa
- the LOC136079770 gene encoding uncharacterized protein LOC136079770 isoform X1 — MLHTNELPLRHLIQKLDGKKTSSNGFSGVVGKLLNCATLLPLAQAFPTIIIGKRPIELNQDVIDDLSTDQLYRYKMILAIRSGNIPIDLIKMECGPVNHSRWLTIANRLMRIWVPLHGLSGENFITLSRLVEYVVGVYYPMWFDIKVRWSFIEGPRHVLETLRLVKMQNQVTRDVVEKYVISGAWFSHSEAVLATLLCSSEVEERGFAVDRPLQVRKGFDKGETSVRERIHSSYLNIDAKNLTELCSWTHNVFEPIHTCSFTTETIVDFKVNPMVVDSIPCCTQSVEQAFKQTTRACAVVYGHDSRDGFIRAGCHHRKLLPKNNTKKNLKQMII; from the coding sequence ATGCTGCATACTAATGAGCTTCCGCTTAGGCATCTTATTCAGAAACTAGATGGTAAAAAAACTTCTAGTAATGGGTTTAGCGGAGTTGTGGGTAAGCTATTGAATTGTGCTACATTACTTCCATTAGCTCAGGCATTTCCAACAATTATCATTGGTAAAAGACCAATTGAATTAAATCAAGATGTGATCGATGATCTTTCAACTGATCAGCTCTATAGGTATAAAATGATTTTGGCTATACGTTCAGGTAACATACCTATAGATCTTATAAAGATGGAGTGTGGTCCTGTTAATCACAGCAGATGGTTGACCATTGCAAATAGACTGATGCGAATTTGGGTACCACTTCATGGACTGTCTGGGGAAAACTTTATTACTTTAAGTCGTTTAGTTGAGTATGTTGTTGGTGTTTACTATCCAATGTGGTTTGATATAAAGGTAAGGTGGTCTTTTATTGAGGGTCCAAGACATGTTTTAGAAACCTTACGATTAGTAAAAATGCAAAACCAGGTTACCAGGGATGTTGTTGAAAAATATGTCATATCAGGAGCCTGGTTTTCTCATAGTGAAGCTGTTCTAGCCACTTTGCTTTGCAGTTCTGAAGTGGAAGAACGGGGTTTTGCAGTGGATCGTCCTCTACAGGTTAGAAAAGGTTTCGACAAAGGAGAAACATCTGTCCGAGAAAGGATTCATTCTTCTTATTTAAACATAGATGCTAAGAATCTCACTGAGTTATGTTCTTGGACTCATAATGTATTTGAGCCAATTCATACATGTAGCTTTACTACTGAGACAATAGTTGATTTTAAGGTAAATCCCATGGTTGTTGACTCCATACCATGCTGCACACAAAGTGTTGAGCAGGcttttaaacaaacaacaaGAGCTTGTGCTGTTGTCTATGGACATGATTCAAGAGATGGTTTTATCCGAGCAGGTTGCCATCACCGTAAACTTTTAcctaaaaacaatacaaaaaaaaacctaaaacagatgattatataa